The genomic segment AGCGTCGTTCGGGCCGACTGCATTCCTGCACGACGAGCGGTCGCAGCGGCGTGGGCTACGTTAATGACCATGACCAGCACGGTGGGCACTGCGGCGGTGATGGGCGCGGGTGCCTGGGGAACCGCGTTGGCCAAGGTGCTGGCCGATGCCGGTTCCGAGGTGCGGCTGTGGTCACGGCGGGCCGAAGTCGCCGAGGCGATCAACACCACACACACCAACAGCGGCTATCTACCCGATATCGCGCTGCCTACCGCGATCCGCGCGACCACCGATGCGGCCGAGGCTCTCGACGGGCTCACCACGGTGCTGCTCGCGGTCCCCGCGCAGACGTTGCGCGCCAACCTCGAACAGTGGCGCGGGCTGATCACCGAGGGCGCCACCCTGGTCAGCCTCGCCAAGGGCGTCGAACTCAGCAGCCTGATGCGGATGAGCCAGGTCATCGTGCAGGTCACCGGCGTCGACCCCAGTCAGGTGGCGGTCGTGTCCGGCCCGAACCTGGCCGATGAGATCGCGCAGGGCCAGCCCGCCGCAACCGTGGTGGCCGCCACCGACTCCGGGCGCGCGATTACCCTGCAGCGCTCATTGAGCACCGGATACTTTCGCCCGTACACCAACGCCGACGTCATCGGCACCGAGATCGGTGGGGCGTGTAAAAACGTCATCGCCCTGGCCTGCGGCATGGCCGCCGGAGTAGGTCTTGGCGAGAACACCGCCGCGGCGATCATCACCCGCGGGCTCGCCGAAATCATGCGGCTGGGCATCGCGGTCGGCGCCAAGCCGGCGACACTGGCCGGCCTCGCCGGAGTGGGCGATCTGGTCGCCACGTGCACGTCGCCACATTCGCGCAACCGCAGCTTCGGTGAGCGACTCGGTCGCGGCGGGACCATGGAAGCCGCCCAGCTGGCCGCCGGCGGGCACGTCGCCGAAGGTGTCACGTCGTGCGAATCGATCCTGGCGTTGGCCGCCAGCTATGACGTCGAGATGCCGCTCACCGATGCGGTTCACCGGGTGTGCCACAAGGGTTTATCGGTCGACCAGGCGGTGGCGCTGCTGCTGGGCCGCAGCACCAAACCGGAATGAGCGACCACTTCGGCGACTCGACCCGCGCCGTCAAAGCTGTGAGTTCCCTACCGGTTCCGGGTGATCCGGTTGGTCCCCGCCCGGTTCTGGCGTCGGCGTACCACCTCTCCGACGACGAGGGCAGCGAACAGAACACCTATGGTCGCGGCTCCAACCCGACCTGGCGGCAGCTGGAGTCTGCGCTGGCACAGCTCGAAGGCGCTGAGGCGGCAGTGGTTTTCGGTTCCGGCATGGCGGCCATCACCGCGGCGTTGCGGGCGACGGCCACACCCGGTTCAGTGCTGGTGGTTCCGGCCGACGGGTATTACCAGGTGCGCCGTTATGCCGCGGAAAGCCGTGCACCACTTGGCATCACCGTTCGCGAAGCCACCGCCGACGAAATCTGTGACGCCGCCGAGACCGCCGATGTGGTGCTGGCCGAGACCCCGACGAACCCGGCGCTGGATGTCGTCGATCTGCGCCGGCTGGCCGACGTCTGCCGCCGCCGCGGCGCGTGGCTGTTGGTGGACAACACCACCGCCACGCCGCTGGGTCAGCAACCGCTGGCGCTGGGTGCCGACCTGGTGGTGGCCAGCGCCACGAAGGCCTTGGCCGGGCACAGCGACACCCTCGCCGGCTACATCGCCGGCAGCGACTCCGAGTTGATCGCCGCGGTGGAACGCGAGCGGCTGCTGGCCGGGGCGATCCTCGGGTCCTTCGAAGCGTGGCTGGTGTTGCGCAGCCTCGGCAGCGTCGGCCTGCGGTTCGAGCGGCAGTGCGCCAACGCCCTCGCCCTGGCGACCGCACTGCACGGTCATCGAGGAGTCCGCTCGGTGCGCTACCCGGGGTTGCCCAGCGACCCGTCCCACCCGCTGGCCGCCGGCCAGATGAGGCGGTTCGGGGGACTGGTGTCGATCGAACTCGCCGACGAGGCCGCCGTACACGCGCTGGTGCGCCGCAGCGAGCTGCTGGTGGCGGCGACCAGCTTCGGTGGCATCCACACCTCGGTGGATCGTCGCGCCCGGTGGGGCGACCCGGTAGCCGACGGATTCGCCCGGATCTCGGCGGGCATCGAGGACACCGACGACCTGGTCGCCGACGTCGTCGCGGCCCTCGACGCCCAATAGGCGCTGCTCACAGCGCCAAATCGTGCTCATACCGGCTGGGCTGTAGCCTCTCTAGTTTGTGACCTCTCGTATCCGCGTCGCCGTCGTCTACGGAGGCCGCAGCTCCGAGCATGCGATCTCGTGCGTGTCAGCCGGAAGCATCCTGCGGAATCTGGACCCGGAACGCTTCGAGGTCGTCGCCGTAGGCATCACCCCGCAGGGCTCCTGGGTCCTGACTGACGGCAAGCCCGAGACCCTGGCCATCACCGATCGCACACTGCCCGAAGTCAGCGGCGAGTCGGGTACCGCGCTGGCCTTGCCGGCCGACCCGCAGCGGCACGGGGAACTGGTGTCGCTGGGACAGGCCGCCGGTGAGGTGCTGGCCGCGGTCGACGTCGTGTTCCCGATCCTGCACGGACCCTACGGCGAGGACGGCACCATCCAGGGGCTGCTCGAGCTCGCCGGCGTGCCGTACGTGGGTGCCGGCGTGCTGGCCAGTGCGGCCGGCATGGACAAGGAGTTCACCAAAAAGCTGCTGGCCGCCGACGGACTGCCGATCGGCGATCACGTCGTACTGCGGCCGCAGGAGAAGGCGCCCACGCTCGATGACATCATGCGCCTTGGCTTTCCGATGTTCGTCAAACCCGCGCGCGGGGGTTCGTCGATCGGGGTGAATCGGGTGATGAGCCCCGACGAGCTGCCTGCGGCGATCGCCGATGCCCGCCAGCACGATCCAAAGGTGATCATCGAGGCCGCGATCGAGGGCCGCGAGCTCGAGTGCGGCGTTCTCGAATTCCCGGACGGCTCAGTGCAAGCCAGCGCGATCGGTGAGATCCGGGTCGCCGGAATCGGCGGCCGCGACGACGGCTTCTATGACTTCGCGACCAAGTATCTCGATGA from the Mycolicibacterium crocinum genome contains:
- a CDS encoding NAD(P)H-dependent glycerol-3-phosphate dehydrogenase, with product MGTAAVMGAGAWGTALAKVLADAGSEVRLWSRRAEVAEAINTTHTNSGYLPDIALPTAIRATTDAAEALDGLTTVLLAVPAQTLRANLEQWRGLITEGATLVSLAKGVELSSLMRMSQVIVQVTGVDPSQVAVVSGPNLADEIAQGQPAATVVAATDSGRAITLQRSLSTGYFRPYTNADVIGTEIGGACKNVIALACGMAAGVGLGENTAAAIITRGLAEIMRLGIAVGAKPATLAGLAGVGDLVATCTSPHSRNRSFGERLGRGGTMEAAQLAAGGHVAEGVTSCESILALAASYDVEMPLTDAVHRVCHKGLSVDQAVALLLGRSTKPE
- a CDS encoding cystathionine gamma-lyase, with the translated sequence MSDHFGDSTRAVKAVSSLPVPGDPVGPRPVLASAYHLSDDEGSEQNTYGRGSNPTWRQLESALAQLEGAEAAVVFGSGMAAITAALRATATPGSVLVVPADGYYQVRRYAAESRAPLGITVREATADEICDAAETADVVLAETPTNPALDVVDLRRLADVCRRRGAWLLVDNTTATPLGQQPLALGADLVVASATKALAGHSDTLAGYIAGSDSELIAAVERERLLAGAILGSFEAWLVLRSLGSVGLRFERQCANALALATALHGHRGVRSVRYPGLPSDPSHPLAAGQMRRFGGLVSIELADEAAVHALVRRSELLVAATSFGGIHTSVDRRARWGDPVADGFARISAGIEDTDDLVADVVAALDAQ
- a CDS encoding D-alanine--D-alanine ligase family protein, giving the protein MTSRIRVAVVYGGRSSEHAISCVSAGSILRNLDPERFEVVAVGITPQGSWVLTDGKPETLAITDRTLPEVSGESGTALALPADPQRHGELVSLGQAAGEVLAAVDVVFPILHGPYGEDGTIQGLLELAGVPYVGAGVLASAAGMDKEFTKKLLAADGLPIGDHVVLRPQEKAPTLDDIMRLGFPMFVKPARGGSSIGVNRVMSPDELPAAIADARQHDPKVIIEAAIEGRELECGVLEFPDGSVQASAIGEIRVAGIGGRDDGFYDFATKYLDDGAELDVPAKVDDDIAEELRHLAIRTFNALDCQGLARVDFFLTENGPVINEINTMPGFTTISMYPRMWAASGIDYPTLVGTMVETALARGTGLR